Proteins found in one uncultured Desulfuromonas sp. genomic segment:
- the gspD gene encoding type II secretion system secretin GspD: MNSFEKVDVSMNDLIPRLLHNTLTVVCCTLILTLLSSCSLLKPTARDLASAPLLEIEKPQTKKVRDAAISGEDQGRAENESLEKLQQDMKTLEEREEAFNYKLTTMMRSNAVPTSFEQSPQGSSLKRVTGRQEIACHFDNADLLEVVRLFMQEYLNADFLIYPGVEGSVTMEVERSMTMDEIRHLLDGVLQINRMTMFYQDDRWHIMPLEEAPIALGQERLLLPGADHVVRGQIIQAYTLRYITASELVKVIAPYLTKGAQVYAHESSGVLLVCDYPHVQAKIDKLIQLFDVGPFAGTHMKVFWPQYVLADELVKELDALAESVSLAAGTDTSANSSLSFVAMPRLNLLLAMSRDSESLEFVDLWVNELDREIPTVLQQNQEEGIYIYSVKNGMATDIVTVLEGLFGEGNTTAAADSKGKDENLPSGVQLTRLSSGIDKNKTTQKTAGPGAVSGSLSGPVTFVVDEITNAILVRSSGTDYRKVLPVIERLDTYPKQALIEVTIAEIQLDESNSLGVEWQYFAKNVGGSPNAQSGLSVDSGLGVVSGGSSLISSGLSYVVENTDRFKAALRAYSGQNRVNVLSAPHILASDNQEAKIDIGDEVPIVTSEYRTTESSSTATTVDKTIQYRNVGVILSVTPHISENGTVRMEISQEVSELSQKTVEGVDSPVFSKRSATTQLAVNDGQTIVIAGLMQQTASKSSSGVPFLARLPLIRYLVGYDGQDFASTELMIFITPHVVLTGEDSDFISRSFLKRLETLRSDMEH; the protein is encoded by the coding sequence ATGAATTCGTTCGAAAAGGTCGATGTGTCCATGAATGATTTGATCCCCCGCTTGTTGCACAACACGCTGACAGTTGTGTGTTGTACCCTGATTTTGACATTGCTCTCATCCTGTTCGTTGTTGAAACCGACGGCACGTGATCTGGCCTCGGCTCCGTTGTTGGAGATCGAAAAACCGCAGACTAAAAAAGTTCGGGACGCTGCAATTTCAGGAGAAGATCAAGGACGAGCCGAAAATGAGTCTCTGGAGAAGTTGCAGCAGGATATGAAAACTCTGGAGGAGCGTGAAGAGGCATTCAATTACAAACTGACCACAATGATGCGAAGCAACGCCGTGCCGACATCGTTTGAGCAATCGCCACAGGGTTCCTCACTAAAGCGCGTCACTGGTCGTCAGGAGATCGCCTGCCATTTCGACAATGCCGATTTACTCGAAGTGGTTCGCTTGTTTATGCAGGAATACCTTAACGCGGATTTTTTGATCTATCCTGGTGTTGAAGGATCCGTAACCATGGAGGTTGAGCGCTCCATGACGATGGATGAAATCCGTCACCTTCTCGATGGGGTGCTGCAGATCAATCGTATGACGATGTTCTATCAGGATGATCGCTGGCATATTATGCCTTTGGAAGAGGCCCCCATCGCCCTTGGTCAGGAGCGCCTGTTACTGCCTGGAGCCGATCATGTTGTTCGTGGACAGATCATTCAAGCCTACACTTTGCGTTATATCACGGCTTCTGAACTGGTGAAAGTAATCGCTCCTTATCTGACCAAAGGGGCCCAAGTTTATGCCCACGAGTCCAGCGGTGTGTTGCTGGTGTGTGATTATCCCCATGTGCAGGCCAAAATTGACAAGTTGATTCAGCTCTTTGATGTTGGTCCGTTTGCCGGTACCCATATGAAGGTATTCTGGCCCCAATATGTGCTTGCCGATGAACTGGTTAAGGAGCTGGATGCTCTGGCAGAAAGTGTTTCCTTGGCCGCTGGAACTGACACAAGTGCCAACAGTAGCCTGTCTTTTGTCGCTATGCCGCGATTGAATCTTCTTCTGGCTATGTCGCGAGACTCTGAATCGCTGGAGTTTGTCGACCTGTGGGTCAACGAGCTTGATCGCGAGATTCCAACCGTGCTTCAACAGAACCAGGAAGAGGGTATTTATATTTACTCCGTTAAAAACGGTATGGCCACAGATATTGTCACTGTTCTTGAGGGATTGTTTGGTGAGGGAAATACCACGGCAGCAGCTGACTCAAAAGGTAAAGACGAAAACCTGCCAAGCGGTGTGCAACTCACCCGCTTGAGCAGTGGTATTGATAAGAATAAAACCACGCAAAAAACTGCTGGCCCAGGTGCCGTCAGTGGCTCGCTCAGTGGACCGGTGACCTTTGTTGTTGATGAAATCACCAATGCTATTCTTGTCCGCTCAAGCGGAACTGATTATCGCAAGGTACTGCCGGTAATCGAACGCCTTGACACCTACCCGAAGCAAGCTCTTATTGAAGTCACCATCGCCGAAATCCAACTGGATGAAAGCAATTCACTTGGCGTTGAGTGGCAGTATTTTGCCAAGAATGTCGGAGGCAGTCCTAATGCACAAAGCGGACTCAGTGTTGACTCTGGACTAGGTGTGGTCTCAGGTGGTAGCAGCCTGATCAGTTCAGGCTTGAGTTACGTGGTGGAAAATACCGATCGCTTTAAGGCGGCCTTGCGCGCTTATTCTGGGCAAAATCGCGTTAATGTTCTTTCTGCCCCACATATACTGGCTTCAGACAACCAGGAAGCCAAAATCGATATTGGTGATGAGGTGCCTATTGTTACCTCTGAATATCGGACAACAGAATCCTCTTCAACTGCCACGACCGTTGATAAAACCATCCAGTATCGTAATGTCGGCGTCATTTTGTCTGTAACTCCCCACATCAGTGAAAATGGCACCGTGCGTATGGAAATCTCGCAAGAGGTCAGTGAACTGTCACAAAAAACCGTCGAAGGTGTTGACTCACCGGTGTTCTCAAAACGCTCTGCCACAACTCAGTTGGCGGTCAATGACGGTCAGACCATTGTTATCGCCGGATTAATGCAGCAAACCGCCAGCAAGTCGTCTTCGGGGGTTCCCTTTCTGGCTCGTTTACCGTTGATCCGTTATCTTGTTGGCTATGATGGCCAGGATTTTGCGAGTACCGAGCTGATGATTTTTATCACGCCGCATGTTGTTTTAACCGGTGAAGACTCTGATTTTATCAGTCGTTCGTTTCTGAAACGTCTTGAAACCCTTCGTTCTGATATGGAACATTGA
- a CDS encoding multiheme c-type cytochrome produces MQQLVADYGSDRTLRLNAGNMFKRDGELEKKRAEVILTAYAAMAYDVYAIGPFDATFGLSSLETMAAAVGVTPICSNLIEGAAQSIAPYQLVEKGGQRILVTSLVDPWLSDVVKKKKGISLPVCPVEGVLSPLFESVPHDVSIVVVQTATTHLEDLLSGIGVKPDLVVLGYQEGVIPPKTLDNGLTYVANNLSGKVLASVDFVAGEKPLDLDNWQHVTLSMADVVPEPKVDQLITSQEQWEKDFHRRKRKSNKINVGRGPSNFYLGDGWCVRCHPEISRSWKQSRHAHALATLQNKGRADDPRCLPCHVTGMKQNNEESLVEEQRMGGGFTSLEMTPHLGNVQCEACHGPGKLHARNPKLNPLRKGDDTVCQRCHTEDTSPGFVYRENEVH; encoded by the coding sequence ATGCAGCAGTTGGTCGCCGACTATGGCAGTGACCGGACACTCCGTCTCAATGCCGGAAATATGTTCAAGCGAGATGGTGAACTGGAAAAAAAACGCGCCGAGGTGATTCTCACTGCCTATGCGGCGATGGCCTATGATGTTTATGCCATTGGGCCGTTTGACGCGACTTTCGGTTTGTCATCACTGGAAACAATGGCTGCTGCCGTTGGGGTGACGCCGATCTGCTCAAATCTTATCGAAGGAGCCGCGCAAAGCATTGCCCCTTACCAACTGGTGGAAAAAGGCGGGCAGAGGATTCTGGTGACCAGCCTGGTTGACCCTTGGTTGAGCGATGTGGTTAAGAAGAAAAAAGGCATCTCTCTTCCTGTGTGTCCAGTGGAAGGAGTGCTGTCGCCCCTGTTTGAATCGGTGCCTCACGATGTGAGTATTGTCGTAGTCCAGACGGCAACAACCCATCTCGAAGACCTGTTGTCTGGCATTGGCGTTAAACCCGACCTCGTTGTCCTCGGCTATCAGGAAGGGGTGATCCCGCCAAAGACGTTGGACAACGGTTTGACGTATGTTGCGAATAATCTCAGTGGCAAAGTGCTGGCCTCCGTCGATTTTGTTGCCGGGGAAAAACCTTTAGATTTGGACAACTGGCAACACGTCACCTTGTCCATGGCTGACGTGGTTCCTGAGCCGAAGGTCGATCAACTGATTACGTCCCAGGAGCAATGGGAAAAGGACTTTCACCGCCGCAAAAGAAAAAGCAACAAAATTAATGTCGGTCGTGGCCCGTCCAACTTTTATCTCGGCGACGGCTGGTGTGTGCGCTGTCACCCGGAAATCAGCCGGTCGTGGAAACAAAGTCGTCATGCCCATGCCCTGGCAACGTTGCAGAATAAAGGTCGTGCTGATGATCCGCGCTGTTTGCCCTGTCATGTGACCGGGATGAAGCAGAACAATGAAGAGAGTCTGGTGGAAGAACAACGTATGGGGGGCGGGTTTACCTCATTAGAAATGACCCCCCACCTGGGCAATGTTCAGTGTGAGGCCTGCCATGGCCCCGGTAAGCTCCACGCTCGCAATCCCAAGCTGAATCCTCTGAGGAAGGGGGATGATACAGTCTGTCAACGCTGCCACACCGAAGACACCAGTCCAGGGTTTGTTTATCGTGAGAACGAGGTTCATTAA
- a CDS encoding DUF5719 family protein — protein sequence MSLMFFSSAHAETGVATRTAWSGYWWPYNYGGLATGYDYRGNPAPLEKYELLVDGYLSGRLVDPYLDRYYDAEAPGWHGLCYAWAAASSSESEPSRPSVHDNILFRVGDKKGLYTLAHTNDVNLTAEGDKPQIFHQWLTEKIGRQKLIFYADLDASEEIWSYPIYAYTMEVGERIGDQQDVDVTITYAGDFVTRDFIGTDIYHQRYTYTLYYNEANELIDGEWTGDSITDHPQRMTLVQQQRSKIDGVDMTLLRSIGSAIDDELEDQNEVPLSPGTWQLISLDDDLYTLSGRDGDVLKIDAIKLPGPENPLIFTVMDSRNTVLDSFTLDDEKESISWTISGDVTDTYHLLVEQENYSEADFYQLDINIFGAENQQLLPYIPANGWWNGLALTNMTSVDEDKLCLTSLDENGRALESHIAQQALEGQRKIVTLFDNLPSRLHEQSTRQSLLIYASDAVATVNLFGGVDTGLGGFFSSDIAQSDHLILPLSRADWRETVWGGVLNRGDEDQTLTFSFYSAMGELVATERVELDAGAKVMLGSLSSWSKRAAGGWIDVTADNNEASLEAYQIWRSISNLARVEGLRGLTESREQWLPHVEDSGFWSTKLTLVNPQSVSINIALTLCGQEGVLGAASAAVLTLSPHEKRTMTLTEVFPTGAAVLPYCGVKLASAQQFSGYVSYDSAEDLACLPLIQSHQLSSQLCLPHLAEGYDWWTGVVLFNPQALPVNVTVTPVDMEGDIRADLQQMIVLSSGEKQAFTLGQYWTGDEISQFSHVVCKSDGGESIGGMFLFGRFGVQQVTGSLLSVVPAE from the coding sequence ATGTCGCTGATGTTTTTTTCTTCGGCTCATGCTGAAACCGGTGTTGCCACTCGCACGGCTTGGAGCGGCTATTGGTGGCCTTATAATTATGGTGGTTTGGCGACCGGTTATGATTATCGTGGCAACCCTGCTCCGCTTGAAAAATACGAACTTCTTGTCGATGGCTACCTGAGCGGTCGGCTTGTCGATCCGTATCTCGACCGTTATTATGATGCCGAGGCTCCGGGATGGCATGGCCTGTGTTACGCCTGGGCGGCTGCCAGCAGTTCTGAATCCGAGCCCTCCCGCCCGTCTGTGCATGACAATATCCTGTTTCGTGTCGGTGACAAAAAAGGGTTGTATACCCTGGCACACACCAATGACGTCAATCTCACCGCGGAAGGGGATAAGCCGCAAATCTTCCACCAATGGCTGACGGAAAAAATTGGCCGGCAGAAACTGATTTTTTATGCCGATCTGGATGCCTCCGAAGAGATTTGGTCTTATCCCATTTACGCGTATACGATGGAGGTGGGTGAGCGGATTGGAGATCAACAGGATGTCGATGTTACGATCACCTATGCTGGAGATTTTGTCACGCGCGACTTTATCGGCACTGATATCTATCATCAACGGTATACCTATACGCTCTATTATAACGAAGCCAATGAACTTATTGATGGTGAATGGACCGGCGATAGTATTACGGATCATCCCCAGCGGATGACTCTGGTGCAGCAACAGCGAAGTAAGATAGATGGTGTTGACATGACATTGTTGCGATCTATTGGCAGTGCCATCGACGATGAACTGGAGGACCAAAACGAAGTACCATTATCACCGGGAACCTGGCAATTGATCAGTCTGGATGACGATCTGTACACGCTTTCGGGGCGTGATGGCGATGTCTTGAAGATTGATGCGATTAAATTACCCGGACCGGAAAATCCATTAATTTTTACAGTGATGGATAGTAGAAATACAGTTCTCGACAGCTTTACCTTGGATGACGAGAAAGAATCCATTTCATGGACAATCAGCGGTGATGTTACTGATACTTATCATCTGCTCGTTGAACAGGAGAACTATTCAGAAGCTGATTTTTATCAGCTTGATATCAATATTTTTGGCGCGGAGAACCAGCAGTTGCTGCCGTATATTCCGGCGAACGGTTGGTGGAACGGCCTGGCTTTAACCAATATGACGTCCGTTGACGAGGATAAACTTTGTCTGACCAGCCTTGACGAAAACGGACGTGCGCTCGAGAGTCACATCGCCCAGCAGGCTCTTGAGGGACAGCGAAAAATCGTTACGTTATTTGATAACCTGCCGTCTCGACTCCATGAACAATCTACGCGTCAGTCGTTGTTGATTTATGCCTCGGACGCGGTCGCCACGGTCAATCTATTTGGCGGTGTTGATACGGGACTGGGGGGATTCTTTTCTTCGGACATCGCTCAGTCCGATCATCTGATTTTGCCGTTGTCGCGTGCAGATTGGCGAGAAACAGTGTGGGGCGGTGTCCTGAATCGTGGGGATGAGGATCAAACGCTAACTTTCTCATTTTATTCAGCTATGGGCGAACTCGTCGCGACTGAACGTGTTGAGTTGGACGCCGGTGCCAAAGTGATGCTTGGTTCGCTTTCCAGTTGGAGTAAACGGGCGGCAGGCGGCTGGATTGATGTGACCGCGGACAATAACGAGGCCTCGCTTGAGGCTTATCAGATCTGGCGCTCTATTTCCAACTTGGCCCGTGTTGAAGGTTTGCGTGGTTTGACAGAGTCACGAGAACAATGGTTGCCTCATGTTGAAGATAGTGGTTTCTGGTCAACAAAGTTGACGTTGGTTAATCCGCAAAGCGTCTCGATTAATATTGCTTTGACGCTGTGTGGTCAAGAAGGTGTCTTAGGGGCTGCTTCAGCTGCTGTTTTGACGTTGTCTCCGCATGAAAAGCGTACCATGACGCTTACCGAGGTTTTTCCAACTGGGGCGGCGGTATTACCTTACTGCGGAGTCAAACTTGCCTCCGCTCAACAATTCTCCGGTTATGTTTCTTATGATTCCGCTGAAGACTTGGCTTGTTTGCCTCTGATTCAATCCCACCAGCTCTCGTCGCAATTATGTTTGCCGCACCTTGCTGAAGGATATGATTGGTGGACGGGGGTTGTTTTGTTTAACCCCCAAGCCCTGCCGGTAAATGTCACTGTGACACCGGTGGATATGGAGGGCGATATCCGAGCTGACCTGCAGCAGATGATCGTATTGTCCAGCGGGGAAAAACAGGCTTTCACCTTAGGGCAGTATTGGACCGGAGACGAGATTTCCCAGTTTTCCCATGTTGTATGTAAAAGTGATGGCGGTGAATCAATAGGGGGCATGTTTCTGTTCGGGCGTTTTGGTGTGCAGCAAGTTACTGGGAGCCTGTTGTCGGTCGTTCCTGCAGAATGA